GAGGAGATCCAGGGATTGGACCTCAGCCAGCACGGCGAGGAAGGCTACATATTCATTTGATTTTGTCACGGACGATTCAATACTTTCTTTAGCGGACGTCGCGCGCGGCGGAATTCTTGTTCCGCCGCGCCGGCTGCCGATATCAGGAGTTGACCGATGAAGAAGATCGAGGCCATCGTTCGGCATTTCAAGCTCGAGGACGTGAAGAACGCCCTCAGCGCCGAAGGGATTCAGGGCATGACCATTTCCGAGGTCCGGGGCTTTGGGCGCCAGAAGGGGCACACGGAAATGTATCGCGGGCAGGAGTACACCGTCGATTTCGTGCCCAAGGTGAAAATCGAAATCGTTGTCCCCAGCGAAGGAGTGCGTCGCGCCATCGACACGATCATGCGCGCGGCACAGACGGGCCAGATCGGCGACGGCAAGATTTTTGTCGTGAGTCTCGACGAGACCATTCGCATTCGCACCGGCGAAACCGGCGAAGAAGCAGTTTGACCGCGTCCGCAATCGACCGCGACGTTCCCACGATTGGTAGAGAAACACACCTACGATGACGAGTGCTCCGCAATTGCGTTCCAACATACTCGTAGCCAAGCAGCACTTGAGCGAGGGGCGAGAAAAGCTTCGGCAACGGCACGCGCGCGGCGCCTTGGGCGCGCAGATCAGCGCCGCGATGGCCGATCTATTCGACACGATCGTTCTCGAACTCTACGAAGCGGCGCTCGCGGACCTGGGGGAGACCGGGCCAAACGGCCTGGCCACGGAAGTTGCCTTGGTTCCCCACGGCGGCTACGGGCGCCGGGACGTCGCGCCATTCTCGGACGTCGACCTGATGATCTTGCACACGCGGGCTGCCACGCAGCGCGTGACCGGCCTCGCCGAGCGGCTGGTGCGCGACGTGTTCGACGTGGGCTTGCACCTCGGCCAGAGCGTCCGCACGGCACGCGATGCGTGCAGCCTGGCCACGCAGGACGCCACGATTTGCACTTCACTCGTCGAGTCGCGTTACCTGGCGGGCAGCGTCGGGTTGTTTACGCAGTTCGCGCATCGCTTCGAGCGGCAAACGCGCCGCCGCGCGCGACGTTTGATCGGCGAGATCGACCAAGCACGCCGCGAAGAGCGAGCACAGTATGGCGAAACGGTCTACCTGCTCGAGCCGAACATCAAACGCTCGCAGGGGGGGCTGCGCGAGATCCAATTGCTGCGCTGGGTAGGCTTCGCACGCTACGGCGTGGCCGATCCCGACGGTCTCAGGCTGGCGGGTGCTCTGGCGCGGCCCGATTACGACCTCATCCGGCGCGCCAGCGAGTACTTGCTGCGGTTGCGCAACGAGATGCACTTTCACGCGGGCAAGTCCAGCGACGTGCTGGACCGGGCCGAACAGATGCGGCTGGCGCAAGTCTACGGATTCGAGGGCAAGGCTGGTCTGCTGCCCGTCGAGCAGTTCATGAAGGAGTACTTCCTCATGACCAAGGGAGCCAGCCACATTGTGTCGCGATTTGTCACCACCGCGCGCTCGGCGCCGGCCTGGCTGGAAGTATTTAGTCCCCTGTACAGCCATCGTTTCGAGCGCGACTTCCGCGTGAGCCGCAACTATGTGGCGGTGAATCCGCGCAGCATGGAAACGGTGCGAGGCGACCTGGCGCAGATATTGCGATTGGCCGACGTGGCAAATCGCTATGACAAACGGATAGCGCATGCCACGAGCGAAGCGATTCGGGCTACGATCCCCCAGGTGCCCAGCGACGTGACACCCGTCGTGGCGCGGCATTTTCTCTCGCTGATGGATCATCCTGCGCGCTTGGGCGAGCTGCTGCGAAATCTGCACGAGATGGGGGCGCTTGAGAAAATCATTCCGGCGTTCGAGCACGCCCGCTCGCTGCTGCAATTCAACGAATACCACAAGTACACCGTCGACGAGCATTGCCTGCGGGCCGTGGAAGCCGCCACGAACTTGTTGACGGATAATGGACCGTTGGGGCGCGTGTATCGCCGGATCAAGCGAAAATGGTTGTTGCACCTGGCTCTGCTGCTGCACGACCTGGGCAAGGGGTTCCCCGAGGACCACAGCGACATCGGCCGCGACATCGCCGAGCAGACCGGCCATCGATTGGGCCTGTCCGACGCCGATACAGAGACGCTGAAGTTCCTAGTGCACAAGCATCTGCAGATGGCCCACCTGGCCTTCCGCCGCGACACGAGTGATCCGCAGTTGATCGTCAAATTCGCCGTCGAGGTGGGCTCGCCCGAGGTGTTGCAGATGTTGTTCGTGTTGACGGCATCGGACTTTGTGGCCGTGGGGCCGGGAGTGCTCAACGGCTGGAAAGTGCAAGTGCTGACGGGCTTGTACCGAGCGACTATGAGCCATCTGGCCGAAGATGCGCCGGCTTTACGTAATGAAGATCTCTTGCGGCAGCGTCGCGAAGAAATGCTCACCCGCCTTCCTGCCAGCGAAGACCGTACCTGGTGGCAACAACAGTTAACAGCGCTACCGGCGCCGTATTTAGACAAGACCGGTATCGACCAGATCATCGAGGACCTGACGCATTTGCATCGCTTGTCGCGCGGCGATGTCGCGGTGCAAACCCGCTATTTGCCCGAAGCCAACACGATCGAATATCGAGTTGGAACTTACGACGAAATCACACCCGGCGTGTTTCACAAGTTGTGCGGAGCGCTGGCGAGCCAGGGCTTGCAAATTCTGTCGGCCGAAATCAACACGCTGGCCCATGGTCTGGTGTTCGATCGCTTCTGGGTTCATGACCCCGATTTTGCAGGTGAACCGCCTCCTTCGCGCGTCAGTCAGGTGGAGCGTGCCATCGAAGAGTCATTGAAGGCCGGTCAGGACAAACGCCCAGCCTTCCGACGCGTGTGGCGCTCGGGCCGCGACCGCAGTCCGGCCAGTTTGAATCCGCTGCCGACGCAGGTCCGCATCGACAATAGCACGTCAGATCGATTTACCGTTGTCGAATTCTTCGCCGCCGATCGCATGGGCTTGCTTTATACAATCACGCAGACCCTGTTCGAGCTCGGGCTGTCCATCTCAGTGGCCAAAATCGGCACGTACCTTGATCAGGTCGTCGACGTTTTTTACGTGACCGATTGCAATGGCAACAAGGTCGACAACGATGGCCGCATCGAGGAGGTCCGCGGACGACTTCTGGCGGCCGTCGAGGAGCTTGAAAAGCAGGAAGCGGGCCACGCCCGCGCGCTGTGACGTTCCTCTCGCCATTGACTCGCCCGGTCGGCGCGTCGATGCCTGTCAGCGGCGAGCGCGACGCACAGACGCCGATGCGGGTTGCTTCGGCTGGCAGCTGGGGCAAAAGAATGTCGATCGTTGGGCCTGTACCACCCGCACGATCGTTTGGCCACAGCCCGTGCAAGGCTTGCCATCGCGATCGTACACGCGGTGATGGTTTTGAAACCCTCCTTCCTTATTGAGCGCGTTGCGATAGGTACCGTCGGACAAAGTCGATCCCTCGTGGCGAATCGCGGCGTCCAGCACAGCCAGCATGCAATCGTGAATCTGTTGCCATTCGTCACGCCGCAATCGATCGCACCGTCGCGCGGGGTGAATCGAGGCCCGATGCAGGATTTCCGACGCGTATAGGTTGCCGATTCCGGCCACGGCGCGCTGATCCAGGAGGGCCACCTTGATCGGGCGCCGGCTATGGAACAATTGCTCGCGCAGCGCGTCGCAAGTGATGCTGAGCGCGTCGACCCCCAACCGCTCGGGGCCGTACAACGCGTCGAGCTCGGCCGGATTTACCACGCGTACCAGGCCCAGCCCGCGACGATCCCAGTACATCAGCTCTTGCCGCTGGCTGTTCTTGCGGCCTTCGAGATGTATGCGCAAACGCAGATGTTCGCGCGAGGGCGGGTCCGCCAGCAGCACCAGGCCGGTCATGCGCGGCTCGAAGACCAGCGAGCAGCCGTCGTCCAGCCGCACGACCACACGCTTTCCGAGCCGGTCGACAGCCGTGACCGTGCGGCCGACTAAGCGGCGGCGAAACGACGCACCCGCCGGCGTCATCTGAATGGGCCGCGCCCGCAGCCGGCAACGCTCGACCTCGATGATGCGGCTACCGATCGTGGCCACGATGCCGCGACGCATGGTTTCGACTTCGGGTAGCTCGGGCATGAATGCTCCTGCGGCGTTTGCCCATCGTGCGGTGCAGCGGCGTGTTGGGCTGGAAAGTAGGGGAATTGTAGCGCATGGCTTTGCAGCGGGACAGGCGGCTACCTGTCAGCGAGAGGCGGGCAGCCTATAATCAATCATTCGTTCGGCAAAAATGGCGCGTCAAAGTGCGCCGGCATAGCAGCGACCAGGTTGCGACACTTCATCAGGAGCTTGCTTTGAGACGAAACTTGGCAATCAGCATTCATACCGTGGTCGTGACCACATCGGCGATTCTGTTGACCTGTCTGGTCGGCTTGCGATCTGTCGCGGCCGAGGAATCGATCGAAGAAAAGTATCTCAGTCACGTACGACAGGTGACCGATGGCTTCGTAAAGGCGGGGGAAGGATACTTTTCGCCGGATGGCCGCGAGATCGTCTATCAGGCGGTGCCGAAGGACTATCCCTTCTACCAGATCTATACACAGCCGCTGGGCGGGGGATTTTCGCGCCGCGTGAGCACGGGCCGTGGCCGCACGACCTGCGCCAACTTCTCACCAGATGGCAAGAAGCTGATCTTCGCTTCCAGCCATCTCGATCCGCAGCTTGATGCGACCGAGGAAGCCGAACGCGATCAGCAGGCGGACGATGCCAAGACGGGCCGCCGCCGCCGTTACGAATGGAACTTCGATCCGCACATGGATATTTTCGAGTCGGATCTGGATGGCAGCAACCTTCGCCGCCTTACCGATACGCCGGGCTATGACGCTGAGGGGGCGTTTTCGCCCGACGGCCGGCAAATCGCCTTTTGCAGTACGCGCGACGGCGACCCCGACATTTACGTGATGAATGCCGACGGGTCCAACGTTCGCCAACTTACCAACTCGCCTGGCTATGATGGCGGGCCATTTATTTCGCCC
This region of Pirellulales bacterium genomic DNA includes:
- a CDS encoding P-II family nitrogen regulator, translated to MKKIEAIVRHFKLEDVKNALSAEGIQGMTISEVRGFGRQKGHTEMYRGQEYTVDFVPKVKIEIVVPSEGVRRAIDTIMRAAQTGQIGDGKIFVVSLDETIRIRTGETGEEAV
- the mutM gene encoding bifunctional DNA-formamidopyrimidine glycosylase/DNA-(apurinic or apyrimidinic site) lyase, whose translation is MPELPEVETMRRGIVATIGSRIIEVERCRLRARPIQMTPAGASFRRRLVGRTVTAVDRLGKRVVVRLDDGCSLVFEPRMTGLVLLADPPSREHLRLRIHLEGRKNSQRQELMYWDRRGLGLVRVVNPAELDALYGPERLGVDALSITCDALREQLFHSRRPIKVALLDQRAVAGIGNLYASEILHRASIHPARRCDRLRRDEWQQIHDCMLAVLDAAIRHEGSTLSDGTYRNALNKEGGFQNHHRVYDRDGKPCTGCGQTIVRVVQAQRSTFFCPSCQPKQPASASVRRARR
- the glnD gene encoding [protein-PII] uridylyltransferase, whose product is MTSAPQLRSNILVAKQHLSEGREKLRQRHARGALGAQISAAMADLFDTIVLELYEAALADLGETGPNGLATEVALVPHGGYGRRDVAPFSDVDLMILHTRAATQRVTGLAERLVRDVFDVGLHLGQSVRTARDACSLATQDATICTSLVESRYLAGSVGLFTQFAHRFERQTRRRARRLIGEIDQARREERAQYGETVYLLEPNIKRSQGGLREIQLLRWVGFARYGVADPDGLRLAGALARPDYDLIRRASEYLLRLRNEMHFHAGKSSDVLDRAEQMRLAQVYGFEGKAGLLPVEQFMKEYFLMTKGASHIVSRFVTTARSAPAWLEVFSPLYSHRFERDFRVSRNYVAVNPRSMETVRGDLAQILRLADVANRYDKRIAHATSEAIRATIPQVPSDVTPVVARHFLSLMDHPARLGELLRNLHEMGALEKIIPAFEHARSLLQFNEYHKYTVDEHCLRAVEAATNLLTDNGPLGRVYRRIKRKWLLHLALLLHDLGKGFPEDHSDIGRDIAEQTGHRLGLSDADTETLKFLVHKHLQMAHLAFRRDTSDPQLIVKFAVEVGSPEVLQMLFVLTASDFVAVGPGVLNGWKVQVLTGLYRATMSHLAEDAPALRNEDLLRQRREEMLTRLPASEDRTWWQQQLTALPAPYLDKTGIDQIIEDLTHLHRLSRGDVAVQTRYLPEANTIEYRVGTYDEITPGVFHKLCGALASQGLQILSAEINTLAHGLVFDRFWVHDPDFAGEPPPSRVSQVERAIEESLKAGQDKRPAFRRVWRSGRDRSPASLNPLPTQVRIDNSTSDRFTVVEFFAADRMGLLYTITQTLFELGLSISVAKIGTYLDQVVDVFYVTDCNGNKVDNDGRIEEVRGRLLAAVEELEKQEAGHARAL
- a CDS encoding biopolymer transporter Tol, with product MRRNLAISIHTVVVTTSAILLTCLVGLRSVAAEESIEEKYLSHVRQVTDGFVKAGEGYFSPDGREIVYQAVPKDYPFYQIYTQPLGGGFSRRVSTGRGRTTCANFSPDGKKLIFASSHLDPQLDATEEAERDQQADDAKTGRRRRYEWNFDPHMDIFESDLDGSNLRRLTDTPGYDAEGAFSPDGRQIAFCSTRDGDPDIYVMNADGSNVRQLTNSPGYDGGPFISPDGKWVVFRSDRDKEGFLQIYVIGIDGTHETPLTTNPNSVNWAPYWHPSEPYIIWTGADHSDPQARPNYDLWLMRFERKDGLILPGPITRVTDNPTADVLPVFSPDGKRLMWTSNRTADHASQLYIGDFQLPK